Proteins encoded together in one Variovorax paradoxus window:
- the cyoD gene encoding cytochrome o ubiquinol oxidase subunit IV has translation MSTAHTNTAAAHGHDDHHDDGPVSHSTFKGYMTGFVLAVILTAIPFWLVMGKVLTSTHTTSLVILGFAAVQIVVHMIYFLHMDAKSESGWNMLALIFTIVLVVITLAGSLWVMYHMNANMMPMSVHDMKNMP, from the coding sequence ATGAGCACCGCCCACACCAACACTGCAGCCGCGCACGGCCACGACGACCATCACGACGATGGCCCCGTGAGCCACAGCACCTTCAAGGGCTACATGACGGGCTTTGTGCTGGCCGTCATCCTCACCGCAATTCCGTTCTGGCTCGTGATGGGCAAGGTGCTTACCAGCACGCACACCACGTCGCTCGTCATCCTCGGCTTTGCCGCCGTGCAGATCGTGGTCCACATGATCTACTTCCTGCACATGGACGCCAAGTCCGAGAGCGGATGGAACATGCTGGCGCTCATCTTCACCATCGTGCTCGTGGTGATCACGCTGGCCGGCTCGCTTTGGGTCATGTACCACATGAACGCCAACATGATGCCGATGTCGGTGCACGACATGAAGAACATGCCTTGA
- the cyoC gene encoding cytochrome o ubiquinol oxidase subunit III produces MSDTTALHSPAAGHAHSDQTGKPPVFELFHVGNDHHPENGTLLGFWLYLMSDCLIFACLFAVYGVLGRSYAAGPSGADLFDLPLVAVNTSLLLLSSITYGFAMLEMQKKRMGGTLAWLAITGLLGAGFIGLELYEFAHLIHEGAGPQRSAFLSSFFALVGTHGLHVTFGIVWLIVLMIQLPKHGFTAANRRRLMCLSMFWHFLDVVWIGVFTFVYLMGSMA; encoded by the coding sequence ATGTCTGATACCACCGCCCTCCACTCCCCCGCGGCCGGCCACGCCCACAGCGACCAGACGGGCAAGCCGCCCGTGTTCGAGCTGTTCCACGTCGGCAACGACCACCACCCAGAGAACGGCACGCTGCTCGGGTTCTGGCTCTACCTGATGAGCGACTGTCTCATCTTCGCCTGCCTGTTCGCGGTGTACGGCGTGCTGGGCCGCAGCTATGCGGCCGGCCCCTCGGGCGCCGACCTGTTCGACCTGCCGCTGGTGGCCGTGAACACGTCGCTGCTGCTGCTCTCGTCCATCACCTACGGCTTCGCGATGCTCGAGATGCAGAAGAAGCGCATGGGCGGCACGCTGGCATGGCTGGCCATCACGGGCCTGCTGGGCGCCGGCTTCATCGGCCTGGAGCTCTACGAGTTTGCGCACCTCATCCATGAAGGCGCGGGTCCGCAGCGCAGCGCGTTCCTGTCGTCGTTCTTCGCGCTGGTCGGCACCCACGGCCTGCACGTGACCTTCGGTATCGTCTGGCTCATCGTGCTGATGATCCAGCTGCCCAAGCATGGATTCACCGCCGCCAACCGCCGCCGCCTGATGTGCCTCTCGATGTTCTGGCACTTCCTGGACGTGGTTTGGATCGGCGTCTTCACCTTCGTCTATCTGATGGGATCGATGGCATGA
- the cyoB gene encoding cytochrome o ubiquinol oxidase subunit I, translating into MTMFENLDLTKLIFGRLTWEAIPYHEPILLATFAAVVLGGLAVLGAVTYFKLWGTIWRDWITSIDHKKIGIMYIVLGLVMLLRGFADALMMRAQQAVAFGDNAGFLPPHHYDQIFTAHGVIMIFFVAMPLVTGLMNFVVPLQIGARDVAFPFLNNFSFWMTTFGAGLVMASLFVGEFAKTGWLAYPPLSGILFSPDVGVDYYIWSLQIAGVGTLLSGVNLLATIVKMRAPGMTMMKMPVFTWTALCTNVLIVAAFPVLTAVLALLSLDRYAGTNFFTNDLGGNAMMYVNLIWIWGHPEVYILILPAFGIFSEVVSTFSGKRLFGYASMVYATIVITILSYLVWLHHFFTMGSGASVNSFFGITTMIISIPTGAKIFNWLFTMYRGRIRFELPMMWTVGFMVTFVIGGMTGVLLAVPPADFVLHNSLFLIAHFHNVIIGGVLFGMLAGITYWFPKAFGYKLDPFWGKCSFWFWLVGFWVAFMPLYVLGLMGVTRRMSHFQDMSLQFWFQVAAFGAVLIALGIASFLIQLVVSFVRRESLRDTTGDPWNGRTLEWSTSSPPPAYNFAFTPRIHDNDAWTDMKRRGYARPLEGFTPIHMPKNTSAGFIIAALAAVCGFALIWQMWLVAGIGFVAMLAAVIIHTFNYKRDYYIPSEDVVRTEAERTRLLAAAAHV; encoded by the coding sequence ATGACGATGTTCGAGAACCTTGACCTGACGAAGCTCATCTTCGGCCGCCTCACCTGGGAGGCGATTCCCTACCATGAGCCGATTCTGCTTGCGACCTTTGCAGCCGTGGTGCTGGGCGGCCTTGCAGTCCTGGGCGCCGTGACCTACTTCAAGCTCTGGGGCACCATCTGGCGCGACTGGATCACCAGTATCGACCACAAGAAGATCGGCATCATGTACATCGTGCTCGGCCTCGTCATGTTGCTGCGCGGCTTTGCCGACGCACTCATGATGCGTGCCCAGCAGGCGGTGGCCTTCGGCGACAACGCCGGCTTCCTGCCGCCGCATCACTACGACCAGATCTTCACCGCGCACGGCGTGATCATGATCTTCTTCGTGGCCATGCCGCTGGTCACGGGCCTCATGAACTTCGTGGTGCCGCTGCAGATCGGCGCGCGCGACGTGGCCTTTCCGTTCCTGAACAACTTCAGCTTCTGGATGACCACCTTCGGCGCCGGCCTGGTGATGGCGTCGCTCTTCGTGGGCGAGTTCGCCAAGACCGGCTGGCTGGCGTATCCGCCGCTCTCGGGCATTCTCTTCAGCCCCGACGTGGGGGTCGACTACTACATATGGTCGCTGCAGATAGCGGGGGTAGGCACCCTGCTCTCGGGCGTCAACCTGCTGGCCACCATCGTGAAGATGCGCGCGCCCGGCATGACGATGATGAAGATGCCGGTGTTCACCTGGACCGCGCTGTGCACCAACGTGCTCATCGTGGCCGCCTTCCCGGTGCTCACCGCCGTGCTCGCGCTGCTGTCGCTCGACCGCTACGCCGGCACCAACTTCTTCACGAACGACCTCGGCGGCAACGCCATGATGTACGTGAACCTGATCTGGATCTGGGGCCACCCCGAGGTGTACATCCTGATCCTGCCGGCCTTCGGCATCTTCTCGGAAGTGGTGTCCACCTTCAGCGGCAAGCGCCTCTTCGGCTATGCCTCGATGGTGTACGCCACCATCGTGATCACCATCCTGTCGTACCTCGTCTGGCTGCACCACTTCTTCACCATGGGCTCCGGCGCCAGCGTGAATTCGTTCTTCGGCATCACGACGATGATCATCTCGATTCCCACGGGCGCGAAGATCTTCAACTGGCTCTTCACCATGTATCGCGGCCGCATCCGCTTCGAGCTGCCCATGATGTGGACCGTCGGCTTCATGGTCACCTTCGTGATCGGCGGCATGACGGGCGTGCTGCTCGCGGTGCCCCCTGCCGACTTCGTGCTGCACAACAGCCTGTTCCTCATTGCGCACTTCCACAACGTGATCATCGGCGGCGTGCTGTTCGGCATGCTGGCGGGCATTACCTACTGGTTTCCCAAGGCCTTCGGCTACAAGCTCGATCCGTTCTGGGGCAAGTGCTCGTTCTGGTTCTGGCTCGTGGGCTTCTGGGTCGCGTTCATGCCGCTGTATGTGCTGGGCCTGATGGGCGTCACGCGCCGCATGAGCCACTTCCAGGACATGTCGCTGCAGTTCTGGTTCCAGGTGGCCGCCTTCGGCGCGGTGCTGATCGCGCTGGGCATTGCGTCGTTCCTCATCCAGCTGGTGGTGAGCTTCGTGCGCCGCGAGTCGCTGCGCGACACCACGGGCGACCCATGGAACGGCCGCACGCTCGAATGGTCGACCTCGTCGCCGCCGCCGGCCTACAACTTCGCGTTCACGCCGCGCATCCATGACAACGACGCCTGGACCGACATGAAGCGCCGCGGCTACGCCCGCCCGCTCGAAGGCTTCACGCCCATCCACATGCCCAAGAACACCAGCGCCGGCTTCATCATCGCGGCCCTGGCGGCGGTCTGCGGTTTTGCGCTGATCTGGCAGATGTGGCTCGTGGCGGGCATCGGCTTTGTTGCCATGCTGGCCGCCGTGATCATCCATACCTTCAACTACAAGCGCGACTACTACATTCCCTCGGAAGACGTCGTCCGTACCGAAGCCGAACGCACGCGCCTCCTGGCAGCAGCAGCCCATGTCTGA
- the cyoA gene encoding ubiquinol oxidase subunit II: protein MPTLKSLRRWSLLLPLAFLAGCNTVLMNPSGDIANQQGRLIVVSTVLMLIIIVPVIALTLFFAWRYRQSNKEADYSPDWDHSTQLELAIWGAPLLIIIALGAITWISTHTLDPYRPLSRLDAERPIPAEAKPLVVEVVALDWKWLFIYPEEGFATVNEMAAPVDRPISFKITATSVMNSFFIPALAGQIYAMPGMETKLHAVINKPGEFEGFSANYSGAGFSGMRFKFHGLSNEGFQEWVKRAKAGKDGELTRETYLKLEAPSERDPVRHYTSVAPDLYDAILNRCVDRNKMCMKQMMAIDADGGLGKPGAFNVATKQAWQAADPLINSPMRKYVTAMCTTEE from the coding sequence ATGCCCACCCTCAAATCTCTTCGGCGATGGTCCCTGTTGCTTCCCCTTGCCTTCCTGGCAGGCTGCAACACGGTGCTCATGAATCCTTCCGGCGACATCGCCAACCAGCAGGGGCGGCTCATCGTCGTCTCGACGGTGCTGATGCTGATCATCATCGTTCCGGTGATCGCGCTGACGCTCTTCTTTGCCTGGCGCTATCGGCAGTCGAACAAGGAGGCCGACTACAGCCCCGACTGGGACCACTCCACCCAGCTCGAACTCGCCATCTGGGGCGCGCCGCTCCTGATCATCATTGCGCTGGGCGCCATCACCTGGATCAGCACGCACACGCTCGACCCGTACCGGCCGCTCAGCCGTCTGGACGCAGAGCGCCCGATTCCCGCCGAAGCCAAGCCCCTGGTGGTCGAAGTGGTGGCGCTCGACTGGAAGTGGCTTTTCATCTACCCCGAAGAGGGTTTTGCCACGGTCAATGAAATGGCTGCGCCCGTCGACCGGCCGATCTCGTTCAAGATCACCGCCACCTCGGTGATGAACTCGTTCTTCATTCCCGCACTGGCCGGCCAGATCTACGCCATGCCGGGCATGGAAACCAAGCTGCACGCGGTCATCAACAAGCCGGGCGAGTTCGAAGGCTTTTCCGCCAACTACAGTGGCGCGGGCTTCTCTGGCATGCGCTTCAAGTTCCACGGCCTGAGCAACGAAGGCTTCCAGGAGTGGGTAAAGAGGGCCAAGGCCGGAAAAGACGGCGAGCTCACCCGCGAAACCTACCTGAAGCTCGAAGCCCCGAGCGAGCGCGACCCCGTGCGCCACTACACCAGCGTGGCCCCCGACCTGTACGACGCCATCCTGAACCGCTGCGTAGACCGCAACAAGATGTGCATGAAGCAAATGATGGCCATCGACGCGGACGGCGGACTGGGCAAGCCCGGCGCATTCAACGTTGCCACCAAGCAAGCCTGGCAGGCTGCTGACCCCCTCATCAATTCGCCCATGCGCAAGTACGTCACGGCGATGTGCACCACCGAAGAATGA